From one Lolium rigidum isolate FL_2022 chromosome 4, APGP_CSIRO_Lrig_0.1, whole genome shotgun sequence genomic stretch:
- the LOC124705879 gene encoding glycine cleavage system H protein, mitochondrial-like: MALRLWASSAANALKISSSGARAAAPAYSISRYFSTVLDGLKYTSSHEWVKDDGAVATIGISDHAQGHLGEVVFVELPETGTKVSQGGAFGNVESVKATSDVNSPISGEVVEVNAKLSETPGLINSSPYEDGWMIKVKPSSPTELDALLDSAKYTKHCEEEDAH, encoded by the exons ATGGCTCTGAGGCTGTGGGCGAGCTCAGCTGCCAATGCCCTCAAGATCTCAAGCAGTGGAGCCAGGGCTGCTGCCCCTGCCTATTCTATCTCCAGATACTTCTCCACTG TTCTGGATGGCTTGAAGTATACTTCCTCCCATGAGTGGGTCAAGGACGATGGCGCCGTGGCCACAATTGGCATCAGTGACCATGCCCAG GGTCATCTCGGGGAGGTGGTGTTCGTGGAGCTGCCGGAGACCGGCACGAAGGTGAGCCAAGGCGGCGCCTTCGGGAACGTGGAGAGTGTGAAGGCCACCAGCGACGTGAACTCGCCCATCTCCGGCGAGGTCGTCGAGGTCAATGCTAAGCTGTCCGAGACTCCCGGCCTG ATCAACTCGAGCCCGTACGAGGACGGGTGGATGATCAAGGTGAAGCCGAGCAGCCCGACGGAGCTGGACGCGCTGCTGGACTCGGCCAAGTACACCAAGCActgcgaggaggaggacgcccacTAG
- the LOC124649558 gene encoding salt tolerance receptor-like cytoplasmic kinase 1 gives MGAQRFRFFCCGCGANAAASDMEVDEEADCAGTTVPEGGGKGADGTTRQLSWPQVERMTGGFTSAVVGEGGFSTVYLARLSGALAAVKVHRSSERLHRVFRQELDTLLRVRHPHIVRLLGFCDQQDEGVLVLEFAANGNLHEKLHGGGKSGGALPWARRVTAALQVAQALEYLHEHCEPQVVHGDVKAANVLLDGAMSAKLCDFGSARMGFSAAVRPRASAHTMLGSPGYVDPHYIRSGVVTKKTDVYSFGVLLLELLTGVEAFCPVEGRLLTAVLAPRLKQPCDARMLVDERLGSAYDAAEASAVAALAASCVGHNPSLRPSMADVVRTLEQSAQGSILAVGNGHGKL, from the exons ATGGGGGCGCAGAGGTTTAGATTCTTCTGCTGCGGCTGCGGGGCCAATGCGGCCGCCAGCGACATggaggtcgacgaggaggcgGACTGCGCCGGGACCACGGTGCCCGAGGGAGGAGGCAAAGGGGCCGACGGGACGAcgcggcagctttcatggccgcaGGTGGAGCGGATGACGGGCGGGTTCACCTCCGCCGTTGTTGGCGAGGGCGGCTTCAGCACCGTCTACCTCGCGCGCCTCTCCGGCGCGCTCGCCGCCGTCAAGGTCCACCGCAGCAGCGAGCGCCTCCACCGCGTCTTCCGCCAGGAGCTCGACACGCTCCTCCGCGTCCGCCACCCGCACATCGTGCGCCTCCTCGGCTTCTGCGACCAGCAAG ACGAAGGAGTGCTTGTGCTGGAGTTCGCGGCGAACGGGAACCTGCACGAGAAGCTGCACGGCGGGGGCAAGTCCGGTGGCGCGCTTCCCTGGGCGCGGCGGGTGACCGCGGCGCTGCAGGTGGCGCAGGCGCTGGAGTACCTGCACGAGCACTGCGAGCCGCAGGTGGTGCACGGCGACGTGAAGGCGGCCAACGTGCTGCTGGACGGCGCCATGAGCGCCAAGCTCTGCGACTTCGGGTCGGCGCGGATGGGTTTCtccgccgccgtccgcccgcGGGCGTCGGCGCACACCATGCTGGGGTCCCCGGGGTACGTGGACCCGCACTACATCCGGTCGGGGGTGGTGACCAAGAAGACGGACGTGTACAGCTTCGGGGTGCTGCTCCTGGAGCTGCTCACGGGCGTCGAAGCCTTCTGCCCCGTCGAGGGCCgcctcctcaccgccgtcctcgcgccGAGGCTCAAGCAGCCCTGCGACGCAAGGATGCTCGTCGACGAGCGGCTCGGGAGCGCGTACGACGCCGCCGAGGCGTCAGCGGTGGCGGCGCTCGCCGCGTCGTGCGTCGGGCACAACCCCAGCCTCCGGCCGTCCATGGCGGACGTGGTGCGCACGCTGGAGCAGAGCGCTCAGGGTTCCATCCTCGCCGTCGGGAACGGCCACGGCAAGCTGTGA